The following are encoded together in the Perca fluviatilis chromosome 23, GENO_Pfluv_1.0, whole genome shotgun sequence genome:
- the sfmbt2 gene encoding scm-like with four MBT domains protein 2 isoform X1, whose translation MQSLAQEQPLALTAVKSHYPTNGKEEEVNTDADSMEEEAEFNWEEYMEETGANAAPHTTFKHVEISLQSSFQPGMKLEVANKSSPDTYWMATIITTCGQLLLLRYSGYGEDRKADFWCDVMTAELHPVGWCTQNNKTLMPPEDNIYLRKAIKEKYSDWTEFLVQDLTGARTAPANLLEGPLRGKNTMDLIVEGSVLELQDVLSPLLYWPVRVIQNVGGRLCLRYAGLSEDHQAQDTWLFYLDVRLRPLGWALENRLALEPPTGLRSLKSAPDWQEALEDAQLDGQKNPLPLEVFKDHVDLPEHSFKTGMKLEMVSPWEQLQICPVSVTKVYNEIYFQVTLDDLSVDAMPRFVLCHANSPGILPVQWCLKNGVGLERPRGYEGQDFDWADYLKLGGTEAAPDACFPDTWQNRGFAKDMWLEAVNPHRPAEVCVAQITQARGCLLWLRLEGVAKPLSECIVDVESMDIFPVGWCEANAYPLTPPLKPVCQKQKKIAVVQPEKQLAPSQPLETAPVNLCQPVAMDPGSVNGRYCCSKIFVNHRCFSGPYLNKGRIAELPQAVGPGKCTLVLKELLSMLINAAYKPGRVLKELQDLEDTSWDSQEETLKAKYKGKTYRSTIRIVRLADQIPDFCRKVCVKLQCCPNLFSPVLVTDKCPENCFVQTKTKYTYYYGKKRKLSKPMGGEEAAEGDLAKPTRRRKKRKAIFVQKKRRSSAVDYTPAGSPQDSDEDEELALQSGSEGTSSEPREDHTDASSVEVASSRPRRAVTLRRAFSAGNTTGSQEVPEGRRRSTRSLSAYNQNNKYQPPKGQDMQVVEEEEGQLVLDRNPLEWSVDEVVQFINSTDCASLANIFQEQDIDGQALLLLTLPTVQECMDLKLGPAIKLCHQIERVKVAFYRQYAD comes from the exons GTGGAGATCAGCCTGCAGAGCAGCTTCCAGCCTGGTATGAAGCTGGAAGTGGCCAATAAGAGCAGCCCGGACACATACTGGATGGCCACCATCATCACCACATGcggccagctgctgctgctgcgctacAGCGGCTACGGCGAGGACCGCAAAGCCGACTTCTGGTGTGATGTCATGACGGCCGAGCTGCACCCGGTGGGCTGgtgcacacagaacaacaagaCACTCATGCCCCCCGAAG ATAACATTTACCTAAGAAAAG CCATCAAGGAGAAATACAGCGACTGGACCGAGTTTCTGGTTCAGGACCTGACCGGCGCCAGGACGGCACCGGCCAACCTGCTGGAGGGG cctcTGAGAGGTAAGAACACCATGGATCTGATCGTCGAGGGCTCAGTCCTGGAGCTTCAGGACGTCTTGAGCCCGTTGCTTTACTGGCCTGTCCGAGTCATCCAGAACGTCGGAGGTAGACTCTGTCTGCGCTACGCCGGTCTCTCTGAAGACCACCAGGCTCAGGACACCTGGCTGTTCTACCTGGACGTCAGGCTTCGCCCGCTCGGCTGGGCTCTGGAAAACCGGCTCGCCTTAGAACCGCCTACAG GACTCAGGTCTCTAAAGAGCGCCCCCGACTGGCAGGAGGCTCTGGAGGACGCTCAACTTGACGGACAGAAGAACCCTCTGCCGCTCGAGGTGTTCAAG GACCATGTAGACCTGCCCGAGCACTCCTTCAAGACGGGGATGAAGCTGGAGATGGTTTCTCCGTGGGAGCAGCTACAGATCTGCCCCGTTTCTGTCACCAAG GTCTACAATGAGATCTACTTCCAGGTAACGCTGGACGATCTCTCCGTTGACGCTATGCCACGGTTTGTGCTGTGTCATGCCAACTCGCCCGGAATCCTGCCCGTCCAGTGGTGTCTAAAGAACGGCGTGGGTCTGGAGCGGCCCCGGGGCTACGAGGGCCAGGACTTTGACTGGGCCGACTATCTGAAGCTGGGCGGGACAGAGGCAGCCCCCGACGCCTGCTTCCCTGAT acatGGCAGAACAGAGGCTTTGCCAAGGACATGTGGCTGGAGGCGGTGAACCCTCACCGGCCAGCGGAGGTGTGTGTGGCTCAGATCACACAGGCCAGAGGATGCCTGCTGTGGCTCCGACTGGAAG GTGTGGCGAAGCCTCTGTCAGAGTGTATCGTGGACGTCGAGTCCATGGACATCTTCCCTGTCGGCTGGTGCGAAGCCAACGCTTACCCTCTGACCCCTCCACTCAAACCTGtct GCCAGAAGCAGAAGAAGATAGCGGTGGTCCAGCCAGAGAAACA GTTGGCTCCGTCCCAGCCATTAGAGACGGCTCCTGTCAACCTCTGCCAGCCCGTCGCCATGGATCCAG GCTCAGTCAATGGCAGATACTGCTGCTCCAAGATTTTTGTCAACCACCGCTGTTTCTCAGGACCCTACCTCAACAAGGGACGCATCGCGGAGCTGCCGCAGGCCGTCGGGCCCGGAAAATGCACGCTGGTCCTCAAAGAG CTGCTGAGCATGCTGATCAATGCCGCCTACAAGCCTGGACGAGTCCTGAAGgagctgcaggatctggaggaTACAAGCTGGGACAGCCAAGAGGAGACCCTCAAAGCCAA ATATAAAGGGAAAACTTATCGCTCCACCATCCGGATAGTCCGCCTCGCAGACCAGATCCCAGACTTCTGCCGTAAGGTGTGCGTGAAGCTGCAGTGCTGCCCCAACCTCTTCAGCCCCGTCCTCGTCACCGACAAGTGCCCGGAGAACTGCTTCGTTCAGACGAAAACCAAATACA CCTATTACTAtgggaagaagaggaagctgTCCAAGCCGAtgggaggagaggaggcagCCGAGGGAGACCTGGCCAAGCCGACGCGCCgcaggaagaagaggaaagcTATCTTTGTGCAGAAGAAGAGACGCTCGTCCGCTGTGGACTACACTCCTGCTGGCTCACCGCAG gACAGTGACGAGGATGAAGAGTTGGCATTGCAATCGGGCAGCGAAGGCACCAGCTCAGAGCCACGCGAGGACCACACAGACGCCTCCTCAGTGGAGGTGGCCAGCAGCCGCCCTCGCCGGGCCGTGACTCTGCGCAGGGCCTTCAGTGCCGGCAACACTACGGGCAGCCAGGAGGTCCCCGAGGGCCGCAGGAGGTCGACCCGCTCGCTGTCTGCGTACAACCAGAACAACAAGTACCAGCCACCCAAAGGACAAGACATGcag gtggtggaggaggaggagggtcagCTGGTTTTGGACAGAAATCCTCTGGAGTGGAGCGTAGACGAAGTCGTTCAGTTTATCAACTCTACTGACTGTGCGTCCCTGGCCAACATCTTCCAGGAGCAG GACATCGACGGCCAGGCCCTGCTGTTGCTAACTCTGCCCACCGTACAGGAGTGTATGGACCTGAAGCTCGGCCCCGCCATCAAACTGTGTCACCAGATAGAGCGCGTCAAGGTTGCCTTTTACAGACAGTATGCCGACTGA
- the sfmbt2 gene encoding scm-like with four MBT domains protein 2 isoform X2 — protein sequence MQSLAQEQPLALTAVKSHYPTNGKEEEVNTDADSMEEEAEFNWEEYMEETGANAAPHTTFKHVEISLQSSFQPGMKLEVANKSSPDTYWMATIITTCGQLLLLRYSGYGEDRKADFWCDVMTAELHPVGWCTQNNKTLMPPEAIKEKYSDWTEFLVQDLTGARTAPANLLEGPLRGKNTMDLIVEGSVLELQDVLSPLLYWPVRVIQNVGGRLCLRYAGLSEDHQAQDTWLFYLDVRLRPLGWALENRLALEPPTGLRSLKSAPDWQEALEDAQLDGQKNPLPLEVFKDHVDLPEHSFKTGMKLEMVSPWEQLQICPVSVTKVYNEIYFQVTLDDLSVDAMPRFVLCHANSPGILPVQWCLKNGVGLERPRGYEGQDFDWADYLKLGGTEAAPDACFPDTWQNRGFAKDMWLEAVNPHRPAEVCVAQITQARGCLLWLRLEGVAKPLSECIVDVESMDIFPVGWCEANAYPLTPPLKPVCQKQKKIAVVQPEKQLAPSQPLETAPVNLCQPVAMDPGSVNGRYCCSKIFVNHRCFSGPYLNKGRIAELPQAVGPGKCTLVLKELLSMLINAAYKPGRVLKELQDLEDTSWDSQEETLKAKYKGKTYRSTIRIVRLADQIPDFCRKVCVKLQCCPNLFSPVLVTDKCPENCFVQTKTKYTYYYGKKRKLSKPMGGEEAAEGDLAKPTRRRKKRKAIFVQKKRRSSAVDYTPAGSPQDSDEDEELALQSGSEGTSSEPREDHTDASSVEVASSRPRRAVTLRRAFSAGNTTGSQEVPEGRRRSTRSLSAYNQNNKYQPPKGQDMQVVEEEEGQLVLDRNPLEWSVDEVVQFINSTDCASLANIFQEQDIDGQALLLLTLPTVQECMDLKLGPAIKLCHQIERVKVAFYRQYAD from the exons GTGGAGATCAGCCTGCAGAGCAGCTTCCAGCCTGGTATGAAGCTGGAAGTGGCCAATAAGAGCAGCCCGGACACATACTGGATGGCCACCATCATCACCACATGcggccagctgctgctgctgcgctacAGCGGCTACGGCGAGGACCGCAAAGCCGACTTCTGGTGTGATGTCATGACGGCCGAGCTGCACCCGGTGGGCTGgtgcacacagaacaacaagaCACTCATGCCCCCCGAAG CCATCAAGGAGAAATACAGCGACTGGACCGAGTTTCTGGTTCAGGACCTGACCGGCGCCAGGACGGCACCGGCCAACCTGCTGGAGGGG cctcTGAGAGGTAAGAACACCATGGATCTGATCGTCGAGGGCTCAGTCCTGGAGCTTCAGGACGTCTTGAGCCCGTTGCTTTACTGGCCTGTCCGAGTCATCCAGAACGTCGGAGGTAGACTCTGTCTGCGCTACGCCGGTCTCTCTGAAGACCACCAGGCTCAGGACACCTGGCTGTTCTACCTGGACGTCAGGCTTCGCCCGCTCGGCTGGGCTCTGGAAAACCGGCTCGCCTTAGAACCGCCTACAG GACTCAGGTCTCTAAAGAGCGCCCCCGACTGGCAGGAGGCTCTGGAGGACGCTCAACTTGACGGACAGAAGAACCCTCTGCCGCTCGAGGTGTTCAAG GACCATGTAGACCTGCCCGAGCACTCCTTCAAGACGGGGATGAAGCTGGAGATGGTTTCTCCGTGGGAGCAGCTACAGATCTGCCCCGTTTCTGTCACCAAG GTCTACAATGAGATCTACTTCCAGGTAACGCTGGACGATCTCTCCGTTGACGCTATGCCACGGTTTGTGCTGTGTCATGCCAACTCGCCCGGAATCCTGCCCGTCCAGTGGTGTCTAAAGAACGGCGTGGGTCTGGAGCGGCCCCGGGGCTACGAGGGCCAGGACTTTGACTGGGCCGACTATCTGAAGCTGGGCGGGACAGAGGCAGCCCCCGACGCCTGCTTCCCTGAT acatGGCAGAACAGAGGCTTTGCCAAGGACATGTGGCTGGAGGCGGTGAACCCTCACCGGCCAGCGGAGGTGTGTGTGGCTCAGATCACACAGGCCAGAGGATGCCTGCTGTGGCTCCGACTGGAAG GTGTGGCGAAGCCTCTGTCAGAGTGTATCGTGGACGTCGAGTCCATGGACATCTTCCCTGTCGGCTGGTGCGAAGCCAACGCTTACCCTCTGACCCCTCCACTCAAACCTGtct GCCAGAAGCAGAAGAAGATAGCGGTGGTCCAGCCAGAGAAACA GTTGGCTCCGTCCCAGCCATTAGAGACGGCTCCTGTCAACCTCTGCCAGCCCGTCGCCATGGATCCAG GCTCAGTCAATGGCAGATACTGCTGCTCCAAGATTTTTGTCAACCACCGCTGTTTCTCAGGACCCTACCTCAACAAGGGACGCATCGCGGAGCTGCCGCAGGCCGTCGGGCCCGGAAAATGCACGCTGGTCCTCAAAGAG CTGCTGAGCATGCTGATCAATGCCGCCTACAAGCCTGGACGAGTCCTGAAGgagctgcaggatctggaggaTACAAGCTGGGACAGCCAAGAGGAGACCCTCAAAGCCAA ATATAAAGGGAAAACTTATCGCTCCACCATCCGGATAGTCCGCCTCGCAGACCAGATCCCAGACTTCTGCCGTAAGGTGTGCGTGAAGCTGCAGTGCTGCCCCAACCTCTTCAGCCCCGTCCTCGTCACCGACAAGTGCCCGGAGAACTGCTTCGTTCAGACGAAAACCAAATACA CCTATTACTAtgggaagaagaggaagctgTCCAAGCCGAtgggaggagaggaggcagCCGAGGGAGACCTGGCCAAGCCGACGCGCCgcaggaagaagaggaaagcTATCTTTGTGCAGAAGAAGAGACGCTCGTCCGCTGTGGACTACACTCCTGCTGGCTCACCGCAG gACAGTGACGAGGATGAAGAGTTGGCATTGCAATCGGGCAGCGAAGGCACCAGCTCAGAGCCACGCGAGGACCACACAGACGCCTCCTCAGTGGAGGTGGCCAGCAGCCGCCCTCGCCGGGCCGTGACTCTGCGCAGGGCCTTCAGTGCCGGCAACACTACGGGCAGCCAGGAGGTCCCCGAGGGCCGCAGGAGGTCGACCCGCTCGCTGTCTGCGTACAACCAGAACAACAAGTACCAGCCACCCAAAGGACAAGACATGcag gtggtggaggaggaggagggtcagCTGGTTTTGGACAGAAATCCTCTGGAGTGGAGCGTAGACGAAGTCGTTCAGTTTATCAACTCTACTGACTGTGCGTCCCTGGCCAACATCTTCCAGGAGCAG GACATCGACGGCCAGGCCCTGCTGTTGCTAACTCTGCCCACCGTACAGGAGTGTATGGACCTGAAGCTCGGCCCCGCCATCAAACTGTGTCACCAGATAGAGCGCGTCAAGGTTGCCTTTTACAGACAGTATGCCGACTGA